Proteins encoded within one genomic window of Pectobacterium araliae:
- the ldtD gene encoding L,D-transpeptidase: MLLLHKRKMVRLMLRVGCIWVGSLSPSFSVLSASPTVLPGLSQSAGVVSVEKSRAGLLAALPHGMAVHYLSDLSSLYAKNRMQPMWADNRAVQQFQQQLAELAIAGVQPQFTTWVTWLADPQLTGFARDVVLSDAMLGYLQFVSGVERNGNDWLYSSVPYRLQSPALNSISQWQQAVESGTSAAYVVSLAPPHSQYAKMHEALKIMLTDTRPWPNLNLAESLRPEQQSRELTVLREILQRTGMLSSTESITLFNENVAATTTSLTAQTAVVDGATNADDRYTGELVEAVKRFQQWQGLEDDGVIGKRTRDWLNASPQMRATLLALNIQRLRLLPDNVHTGIMVNIPNYSLIYYQDGAERLSSRVIVGQPKRKTPLMSSSLYNVVVNPPWNVPTTLTRQDIIPKVVRDPGYLQRHGYTVLSGWSQDAEAIDPSMIDWQGVSAERFPYRLRQAPGANNSLGRYKFNMPNSEAIYLHDTPNHNLFQRDIRALSSGCVRVNKASELANMLLQDAGWNNTRISSTLDQGNTTFVSMKHRIPVNLYYLTAWVAEDGKPQFRTDIYNYDDIARAGTKVLSSAGLLLQ, translated from the coding sequence ATGTTGTTGTTACATAAGCGAAAAATGGTCAGGCTAATGTTGCGCGTGGGTTGTATTTGGGTCGGAAGCCTGTCTCCTTCGTTTTCGGTGTTGTCAGCGTCTCCGACGGTGTTGCCTGGATTATCACAAAGCGCGGGTGTGGTTTCTGTCGAGAAGAGTCGGGCAGGGCTTTTGGCTGCGCTGCCACACGGTATGGCGGTGCATTATCTCTCTGATTTATCATCACTTTATGCCAAAAATAGAATGCAACCGATGTGGGCAGATAACCGCGCTGTTCAACAGTTTCAGCAGCAGCTTGCTGAATTGGCGATAGCGGGTGTACAGCCGCAGTTCACCACGTGGGTGACCTGGCTGGCTGACCCTCAACTAACCGGATTTGCGCGTGATGTCGTGTTATCGGATGCGATGCTGGGCTATTTGCAGTTCGTTTCTGGCGTGGAGCGTAACGGCAATGACTGGTTGTACAGCAGCGTGCCTTATCGTCTGCAATCACCTGCGCTGAATAGCATTTCTCAATGGCAACAGGCCGTGGAGTCCGGCACCAGTGCGGCCTATGTGGTGTCGCTGGCACCGCCGCATTCGCAATACGCCAAAATGCATGAAGCATTGAAGATAATGCTGACGGACACGCGTCCCTGGCCGAACCTGAATCTGGCGGAATCTCTGCGCCCGGAACAGCAGAGCCGTGAATTGACCGTGCTGCGTGAGATCTTGCAACGTACTGGCATGTTATCGTCAACGGAGAGCATCACGCTTTTTAATGAAAATGTCGCTGCAACAACCACGTCGCTAACCGCACAAACCGCTGTTGTCGATGGCGCGACCAACGCAGACGATCGTTACACGGGAGAATTGGTTGAGGCGGTTAAACGCTTCCAGCAGTGGCAAGGGCTGGAAGATGATGGTGTGATTGGTAAGCGCACGCGTGATTGGCTCAATGCCTCTCCGCAAATGCGAGCAACGTTGCTGGCGTTGAATATCCAGCGTCTGCGCTTGTTACCGGATAATGTTCATACCGGTATCATGGTGAACATTCCCAATTACTCACTCATCTATTATCAGGATGGTGCCGAACGTTTATCGTCGCGCGTCATTGTTGGGCAACCGAAACGTAAGACGCCGCTAATGAGCAGTTCGCTGTATAATGTCGTGGTCAACCCGCCGTGGAATGTCCCTACGACGCTAACCCGACAGGATATTATTCCTAAAGTGGTGCGCGATCCCGGTTATTTACAGCGTCACGGCTATACGGTGCTGTCCGGCTGGAGTCAGGATGCAGAAGCCATTGACCCCTCAATGATCGATTGGCAGGGCGTGTCGGCAGAGCGCTTCCCCTATCGCCTGCGTCAGGCACCTGGGGCAAACAATTCGCTGGGGCGTTATAAGTTTAATATGCCGAATTCAGAAGCGATTTATCTGCACGACACACCGAATCATAACCTGTTCCAGCGTGATATCCGGGCGCTGAGTTCCGGCTGCGTGCGGGTCAATAAGGCATCAGAACTGGCTAACATGCTGCTACAGGATGCTGGCTGGAATAATACCCGCATTTCTTCCACGCTAGATCAGGGAAATACCACCTTTGTTTCAATGAAACATCGGATTCCTGTTAATCTCTATTACCTGACCGCGTGGGTCGCGGAAGATGGTAAACCGCAGTTCCGAACAGATATTTACAATTATGATGATATCGCCCGAGCGGGGACGAAAGTGCTGTCCAGCGCTGGGCTGTTGCTTCAGTAA
- a CDS encoding YcbK family protein yields MDHIDNHRRKWLALGGAALGIALLPGQAFATLSTPRPRILTLDNLNTGERLKTEFFDGKRYNKSELSRLNHFFRDYRANKIKTIDPQLFDQLYRLQVMLGTNKPVQLISGYRAVDTNNELRAHSRGVAKQSYHTKGQAMDFHIQGVQLANIRKAATKMRAGGVGYYPRSDFVHIDTGPVRTW; encoded by the coding sequence ATGGATCACATTGACAATCATCGTCGTAAGTGGCTTGCACTGGGTGGTGCTGCCTTGGGCATCGCACTGCTTCCCGGTCAGGCATTTGCAACGTTATCTACGCCTCGGCCACGAATTTTGACGCTGGATAACCTGAATACTGGAGAACGGCTGAAAACGGAATTCTTTGATGGCAAACGGTATAACAAATCAGAACTCTCCCGCCTAAATCATTTTTTCCGCGATTACCGCGCTAATAAAATCAAAACGATTGATCCGCAACTTTTCGATCAGCTCTATCGTTTACAGGTCATGCTGGGCACCAACAAGCCCGTGCAACTGATTTCTGGTTATCGCGCAGTAGATACCAATAACGAATTACGTGCGCATAGCCGGGGTGTGGCAAAGCAGAGTTACCACACGAAAGGGCAGGCAATGGATTTCCATATTCAAGGTGTTCAATTGGCCAATATTCGCAAAGCTGCCACCAAAATGCGTGCCGGTGGGGTGGGCTACTACCCGCGCAGTGATTTCGTTCACATCGATACTGGTCCGGTCCGCACCTGGTAA
- a CDS encoding MBL fold metallo-hydrolase, giving the protein MKYQIVPVTAFSQNCTLLWCEKTNEAAIVDPGGDAEKIKQAVVDAGITVKQILLTHGHLDHVGAAAELAEHYQVAIIGPQSEDAFWLDGLPAQSRMFGLEECAPLTPSRWLKEGDEVSVGETTLAVFHCPGHTPGHIVFFDAESRLAQVGDVIFNGGVGRTDFPQGDHQALIASIKNKLLPLGDDVTFIPGHGPMSTLGHERKTNPFLREDAAIW; this is encoded by the coding sequence ATGAAATATCAAATTGTCCCTGTGACGGCATTTAGCCAGAACTGCACATTATTATGGTGTGAAAAAACCAATGAAGCGGCGATTGTCGATCCCGGTGGTGACGCAGAAAAAATCAAACAAGCCGTCGTTGATGCGGGGATTACGGTTAAACAAATTCTGTTGACGCATGGACATTTAGATCACGTCGGTGCAGCAGCGGAACTGGCCGAACACTATCAAGTAGCAATTATTGGCCCGCAAAGTGAAGATGCTTTTTGGCTGGACGGGTTACCTGCACAGAGCCGGATGTTTGGTCTGGAAGAGTGCGCGCCACTGACGCCATCACGCTGGCTAAAGGAAGGTGATGAGGTTAGCGTGGGCGAAACGACGCTGGCGGTTTTCCACTGTCCGGGTCACACACCGGGTCACATTGTATTCTTTGATGCCGAATCGCGTCTGGCACAGGTAGGCGATGTAATTTTCAATGGTGGCGTAGGGCGCACCGATTTCCCTCAAGGCGATCATCAGGCGTTGATTGCGTCCATCAAAAATAAACTACTGCCGCTGGGGGACGATGTGACATTTATTCCGGGCCATGGTCCGATGTCAACCTTAGGACATGAACGTAAAACCAATCCTTTCCTGCGTGAAGATGCCGCAATTTGGTAG
- a CDS encoding amino acid aminotransferase codes for MFENISAAPADPILGLTDLFRADDRANKINLGIGVYKDETGKTPVLTSVKKAEHYLLENETTKNYLGIDGLPAFGQCTQELLFGKQNAIIADKRARTAQTPGGTGALRVAADFIANQTSAKRIWISNPTWPNHNNVFSAVGLEICQYDYYDAANHALDFDGLLNSLNAAQAGDVVLFHGCCHNPTGIDPTAEQWAKLAELSVAKGWLPLFDFAYQGFARGLEEDAEGLRLFAALHDELIVCSSYSKNFGLYNERVGACTLVAADAATADKAFSQVKAAIRANYSNPPSHGATVVATILGNDALKAIWEQELTAMRERIQRMRQLFVNTLQEKGAQQDFSFIINQNGMFSFSGLTKEQVLRLRDEFGVYAVNSGRVNVAGMTPENMAPLCEAIVAVL; via the coding sequence ATGTTTGAAAATATCTCTGCCGCACCGGCCGATCCTATTCTCGGGCTGACCGATCTTTTCCGCGCCGATGACCGCGCGAATAAAATCAATCTGGGTATTGGTGTCTATAAAGATGAAACCGGTAAAACTCCGGTTCTGACCAGCGTGAAAAAAGCAGAACACTATCTGCTGGAAAATGAAACCACCAAAAACTATCTGGGCATCGACGGTCTGCCAGCATTTGGTCAGTGCACGCAGGAACTGTTGTTTGGCAAGCAGAATGCCATCATTGCCGACAAACGGGCTCGTACAGCACAAACGCCTGGCGGAACGGGTGCGTTACGCGTAGCTGCTGATTTCATTGCCAACCAGACGTCAGCAAAACGTATTTGGATCAGCAACCCAACCTGGCCAAATCACAATAATGTGTTCTCTGCCGTCGGTTTAGAAATTTGCCAATATGATTACTACGATGCCGCAAACCATGCGCTGGATTTTGATGGCCTGCTGAACAGCCTGAATGCCGCACAGGCAGGCGACGTGGTACTGTTCCACGGCTGTTGCCATAACCCGACCGGTATCGATCCTACCGCCGAGCAGTGGGCTAAACTAGCAGAGCTGTCGGTAGCGAAAGGTTGGCTACCGCTGTTTGACTTCGCCTATCAGGGCTTTGCCCGTGGGCTCGAAGAAGATGCGGAAGGTCTGCGCCTCTTTGCCGCACTTCACGATGAACTGATCGTATGCAGCTCGTACTCTAAAAACTTCGGTTTGTACAATGAGCGTGTCGGTGCCTGTACGCTGGTGGCCGCTGATGCTGCAACGGCAGATAAAGCATTCAGCCAGGTGAAAGCCGCTATTCGCGCAAACTACTCTAACCCACCGTCACACGGCGCAACCGTTGTTGCTACCATCTTGGGTAACGATGCACTGAAGGCCATTTGGGAGCAGGAACTGACGGCGATGCGTGAGCGCATTCAACGTATGCGTCAGTTGTTCGTCAATACCTTGCAGGAAAAAGGTGCGCAGCAGGATTTCTCCTTCATTATCAACCAGAATGGGATGTTCTCATTCAGCGGCTTGACCAAGGAACAGGTTCTGCGTCTGCGCGACGAATTCGGCGTTTATGCGGTGAACTCTGGCCGTGTCAACGTTGCTGGGATGACGCCAGAAAACATGGCGCCGCTCTGCGAAGCGATTGTTGCCGTACTCTGA
- a CDS encoding porin: MMKRNILAVVIPALLVAGAANAAEIYNKDANKLDLTGRVHAGYAFQNQSAENEDNTTARLGFKGQTQITSDLTGYGTFEYQFGANNTESKNNDEGKTRKAFAGLKFADFGSFDYGRNSGVAYNALAYTDVLPENGGDSSVTDTLTGRIGNAATFNTSNLFGLVDGLGFGLQYLAKDENDGDAKISRLDRQHGDAWATSLSYDTDFGVGVVASYGAYDRTKDQQNAAGAKGDRADVWSTGLKYDANNIYVAAVYGESRNFFLTSSSDGRIADESKIFEVVAQYNFDFGLTPTIAYVSRKDKINNVANDYAVKYASVGATYAFNKNFSTYVEYDISLLDKDKTKTFNQENSDRVDVGVIYQF; encoded by the coding sequence ATGATGAAACGCAACATTCTTGCAGTAGTAATCCCAGCTCTGTTAGTCGCAGGCGCTGCCAACGCAGCAGAAATCTATAATAAAGATGCGAACAAGCTGGATCTGACTGGTCGTGTGCATGCAGGTTATGCGTTCCAAAACCAGAGTGCAGAAAACGAAGACAATACTACCGCTCGCCTGGGCTTTAAAGGCCAAACGCAGATCACTAGCGACCTGACAGGTTACGGTACTTTCGAATACCAGTTCGGTGCTAACAATACAGAAAGTAAAAATAATGATGAAGGCAAAACCCGTAAGGCATTTGCTGGACTGAAATTTGCTGATTTCGGCTCTTTTGACTATGGCCGTAATAGTGGCGTCGCTTACAACGCTCTGGCCTATACTGACGTACTGCCAGAAAACGGCGGCGACAGCAGCGTTACTGATACTCTGACTGGTCGTATCGGTAACGCCGCAACGTTCAACACTTCCAATCTCTTTGGTCTGGTTGACGGTTTAGGTTTCGGTCTGCAATATCTCGCTAAAGACGAGAACGACGGTGACGCTAAAATTTCACGTCTGGATCGTCAACATGGTGATGCGTGGGCGACATCTCTGTCCTATGATACCGATTTCGGCGTAGGTGTGGTTGCCTCTTACGGTGCGTATGACCGTACTAAAGACCAGCAAAATGCTGCTGGCGCTAAAGGTGATCGTGCTGACGTATGGTCAACAGGTCTGAAATATGACGCAAACAACATCTATGTTGCAGCAGTTTACGGCGAAAGTCGTAATTTCTTCTTGACCAGCAGCTCAGATGGCAGAATTGCTGATGAGAGCAAAATCTTTGAAGTGGTTGCACAGTACAACTTCGATTTCGGTTTAACGCCTACCATTGCTTACGTATCTCGTAAAGACAAAATTAATAACGTTGCTAACGACTACGCTGTTAAATATGCAAGCGTTGGTGCAACTTACGCATTCAACAAAAACTTCTCTACCTATGTTGAGTACGACATCAGCCTGCTGGATAAAGACAAGACTAAGACATTTAATCAAGAAAACAGCGACCGTGTAGACGTCGGTGTAATCTATCAGTTCTAA
- the asnS gene encoding asparagine--tRNA ligase: MSVVPVVDVLQGRVAVDSEVTVRGWVRTRRDSKAGISFIAVYDGSCFNPLQAVVNNNLSNYQDDVLHLTTGCSVEITGNVVASPGEGQSFELQATHVNVVGWVDDPDTYPMAAKRHSIEYLREVAHLRPRTNLIGAVARVRHTLAQAIHRFFHENGYFWVSTPLITASDTEGAGEMFRVSTLDLENLPRTEQGKVDFSEDFFGKEAFLTVSGQLNGETYACALSNVYTFGPTFRAENSNTSRHLAEFWMIEPEVAFATLDDVAGLAENLLKYVFQAVLNERADDMAFFAERVDKEAITRLEKFVSSDFAQVDYTDAVDILLNCGQPFENPVYWGVDLSSEHERYLAEQHFKAPVVVKNYPKDIKAFYMRMNDDGKTVAAMDVLAPGIGEIIGGSQREERLAQLDSRLEEMGLNKEDYWWYRDLRRYGTVPHSGFGLGFERLIAYVTGVQNVRDVIPFPRTPRNASF, from the coding sequence ATGAGCGTAGTGCCTGTAGTCGATGTACTGCAAGGCCGTGTCGCCGTTGACAGCGAAGTCACCGTGCGCGGCTGGGTACGTACCCGGAGAGATTCTAAAGCCGGTATCTCCTTTATCGCCGTTTATGACGGCTCCTGCTTTAATCCATTACAGGCTGTCGTTAATAATAATCTCTCCAATTATCAGGATGACGTACTGCACCTGACCACCGGCTGTTCCGTTGAAATCACCGGTAACGTCGTTGCTTCCCCGGGCGAAGGACAAAGCTTCGAACTGCAAGCCACCCACGTCAACGTTGTCGGCTGGGTTGACGATCCCGATACCTATCCGATGGCGGCGAAGCGTCACAGTATCGAATACCTGCGTGAAGTCGCGCACTTACGTCCACGTACCAATCTGATCGGTGCCGTGGCGCGTGTTCGCCATACGCTGGCGCAGGCGATTCACCGTTTCTTCCATGAGAATGGTTACTTCTGGGTATCAACCCCGCTGATTACCGCATCCGATACCGAAGGGGCGGGCGAAATGTTCCGCGTTTCTACCCTCGATCTGGAGAATCTGCCACGTACCGAGCAAGGTAAAGTCGATTTCAGTGAAGATTTCTTTGGTAAAGAAGCATTCCTGACCGTATCCGGCCAGTTGAATGGCGAAACCTACGCCTGTGCGCTGTCCAACGTGTATACCTTCGGTCCAACCTTCCGCGCAGAAAACTCCAACACCAGCCGCCATCTGGCCGAGTTTTGGATGATCGAACCGGAAGTCGCTTTCGCCACGTTGGATGACGTAGCCGGTCTGGCTGAAAACCTGCTGAAATATGTTTTCCAGGCCGTATTGAACGAGCGTGCAGATGATATGGCGTTCTTTGCTGAGCGTGTCGACAAAGAAGCCATCACTCGACTGGAAAAATTTGTCAGCTCCGATTTCGCCCAAGTCGATTACACCGATGCCGTCGATATCCTGCTGAATTGCGGGCAGCCGTTCGAGAACCCAGTTTACTGGGGCGTTGATCTCTCCTCAGAGCATGAGCGTTATCTGGCTGAGCAACACTTCAAAGCACCGGTTGTGGTTAAAAACTATCCGAAAGACATCAAAGCGTTCTACATGCGTATGAATGACGACGGTAAAACCGTTGCCGCGATGGATGTTCTTGCACCAGGTATCGGTGAAATCATCGGTGGCTCTCAGCGTGAAGAACGTTTGGCGCAGTTGGATAGCCGTCTGGAAGAGATGGGGCTGAATAAAGAAGACTACTGGTGGTATCGTGATTTACGTCGTTACGGCACTGTTCCCCATTCCGGTTTCGGTTTAGGTTTTGAACGACTGATTGCCTATGTTACCGGTGTACAAAATGTGCGCGACGTGATCCCTTTCCCACGCACACCACGGAATGCCAGTTTCTAA
- the pncB gene encoding nicotinate phosphoribosyltransferase encodes MTLHTSPILHSLLDTDAYKLHMQQAVYHHYYDVDVAAEFRCRGDELLGVYADEIAHQVDLMRFLSLSDDEFTYLSSLPFFKPDYLHWLRDFRFNPQQVSIKNHAGKLDIRITGPWREVILWEVPLLAVISEVVHRHRSPNVTTEQALVQLSASLESFRQNSADVDLSQFKLMDFGTRRRFSHHVQQTIVTVLQADFPYLIGTSNYDLARRLGITPVGTQAHEWFQAHQQISPTLANSQRAALDMWLREYSTHLGIALTDCITMDAFLRDFDLPFAEAYQGLRHDSGDPVDWGEKAIAHYQRLNIDPMSKTLVFSDNLNLDKALALYRHFYQRVNLVFGIGTRLTCDIPSVQPLNIVIKLVECNGKPVAKLSDSPGKTICQDQNFVCELRKAFDLPRVKKAS; translated from the coding sequence ATGACTTTGCACACTTCCCCGATTTTGCACTCATTGCTGGATACCGATGCCTACAAGCTGCATATGCAACAGGCGGTGTATCATCATTATTATGATGTCGATGTTGCGGCTGAATTCCGCTGCCGTGGCGATGAGTTATTAGGCGTTTACGCCGACGAGATAGCCCATCAGGTCGATCTGATGCGTTTCCTGTCATTGAGTGACGATGAGTTCACCTACCTTTCTTCTCTGCCGTTCTTTAAACCAGATTATCTCCACTGGCTGCGGGACTTCCGTTTCAATCCACAGCAGGTGTCGATCAAGAATCACGCTGGCAAACTGGATATCCGTATCACCGGACCGTGGCGTGAAGTGATTCTGTGGGAAGTTCCCCTGCTGGCGGTGATCAGTGAAGTCGTGCATCGGCATCGTTCGCCCAACGTCACGACTGAGCAGGCACTCGTCCAACTGTCTGCCTCACTGGAGAGCTTCCGCCAGAACAGCGCGGATGTGGATCTCAGCCAATTTAAGCTGATGGATTTTGGAACACGTCGCCGCTTCTCACACCACGTTCAGCAGACGATTGTTACGGTGCTGCAAGCCGATTTTCCTTATCTCATCGGCACCAGTAATTACGATCTGGCGCGCCGTTTGGGCATCACCCCCGTCGGTACGCAAGCACACGAGTGGTTTCAAGCACATCAGCAGATTAGTCCGACGCTGGCAAACAGCCAGCGCGCTGCACTAGACATGTGGCTGCGTGAATATTCCACGCATTTAGGCATTGCATTGACTGATTGCATCACCATGGATGCCTTCCTACGCGATTTCGATTTACCGTTCGCCGAAGCCTATCAGGGGCTACGCCACGATTCTGGCGATCCGGTCGATTGGGGGGAGAAAGCCATTGCACATTATCAACGCTTGAACATTGATCCGATGAGCAAAACGCTGGTCTTCTCCGACAATCTAAATCTGGATAAAGCGCTGGCGCTGTATCGTCATTTTTACCAACGTGTGAATCTGGTATTTGGCATAGGTACACGTCTGACGTGTGATATCCCCAGCGTACAACCGCTGAATATCGTTATCAAGCTGGTGGAATGTAACGGCAAACCGGTAGCAAAACTTTCCGATAGCCCAGGTAAAACCATCTGTCAGGATCAGAACTTCGTGTGTGAGTTACGCAAAGCCTTTGACTTACCCCGCGTGAAAAAGGCCAGTTGA
- the pepN gene encoding aminopeptidase N, with amino-acid sequence MNQQPQIKYRHDYRAPDYTITDIALDFDLHAEKTRVKAVSQVVLQGDAGAPLTLDGEGLTLISLSVDGQPWTHYQQQDDGLILTQLPASFTLSIETDINPAANSALEGLYLSGDALCTQCEAEGFRHITYYLDRPDVLAKFTTRITADKARYPYLLSNGNRMAQGELEGGRHWIEWQDPFPKPAYLFALVAGDFDVLEDRFTTRSGRDVALELYVDRGNLDRADWAMTSLKNSMKWDEERFGLEYDLDIYMIVAVDFFNMGAMENKGLNVFNSKYVLAKAETATDKDYLNIEAVIGHEYFHNWTGNRVTCRDWFQLSLKEGLTVFRDQEFSSDLGSRPVNRIDNVRVMRGAQFAEDAGPMSHPIRPDQVIEMNNFYTLTVYEKGSEVIRMMHTLLGEEGFQAGIRLYFARHDGSAATCDDFVLAMEEASGVDLTQFRRWYSQSGTPVLTVHDDYDPQTQQYLLSVSQTTPVGADKQQKLPLHIPLDIELYDLQGKVIPLQKDGQLLSSVLNVTESEQTFIFDHVPCRPIPSLLREFSAPVKLNYAWSDEQLTFLMCHASNAFSRWDAAQSLLANYIRLNVSRYQQKQPLSVPMHVVDAFRGVLLDDKLDPMLASQILTLPSENEIAELFDIIDPTAIAAVRDSMTRTMAKEMADEWLAVYHANHAPQYRIEHADMGKRALRNVCLHYLAFSDADQADKLVQAQFRQADNMTDSLAALAAAVDAQLPVRDELLTQFDDRWHQDGLVMDKWFALQATSPADNVLTRVRDLLQHRSFSLNNPNRLRSLVGAFAASNPSAFHAEDGSGYRFLTEILTDLNTRNPQVAARMIEPLIRLKRYDVKRQAQMRQALEQLKTLENLSGDLFEKISKALQD; translated from the coding sequence ATGAATCAACAGCCGCAAATAAAATATCGCCATGACTACCGTGCGCCGGATTACACCATTACCGATATAGCACTGGATTTCGATCTTCATGCTGAAAAAACTCGCGTAAAAGCCGTTAGCCAAGTGGTGCTGCAAGGGGACGCTGGCGCGCCGTTGACGCTGGATGGAGAAGGGTTGACGCTGATTAGTCTGAGCGTTGATGGCCAGCCATGGACACATTACCAGCAGCAGGACGATGGCCTGATTCTGACGCAATTGCCAGCGAGTTTTACGCTCAGTATTGAAACGGACATCAATCCTGCCGCCAATAGCGCACTGGAAGGGTTATACCTCTCTGGTGACGCGCTCTGTACGCAGTGTGAGGCCGAAGGATTCCGCCACATTACCTATTATCTCGACCGACCGGATGTGCTGGCGAAATTCACGACGCGCATCACCGCAGATAAAGCTCGCTATCCTTATTTACTCTCTAACGGTAACCGTATGGCGCAAGGAGAGCTGGAAGGTGGTCGCCACTGGATTGAATGGCAGGACCCGTTCCCGAAACCGGCTTATCTGTTTGCACTGGTTGCTGGGGATTTTGATGTCCTTGAAGATCGCTTCACGACGCGTTCTGGTCGCGATGTTGCGTTGGAGCTGTACGTTGACCGTGGCAACCTCGATCGCGCGGATTGGGCGATGACTTCGCTGAAAAATTCGATGAAGTGGGACGAAGAGCGTTTCGGTCTGGAATACGATCTCGACATCTATATGATCGTCGCCGTGGATTTCTTCAACATGGGGGCGATGGAAAATAAAGGGCTGAACGTATTTAATTCCAAATACGTGCTGGCCAAGGCGGAAACCGCGACGGATAAAGACTATCTGAACATTGAAGCGGTGATCGGCCATGAATATTTCCACAATTGGACGGGCAACCGTGTCACCTGCCGCGACTGGTTCCAGCTTAGCCTGAAAGAAGGGCTGACGGTGTTCCGCGATCAGGAATTCAGTTCCGATCTGGGATCGCGTCCAGTAAATCGCATTGATAACGTGCGAGTGATGCGGGGTGCGCAGTTTGCCGAAGATGCCGGCCCGATGTCGCATCCGATTCGTCCCGATCAGGTGATCGAGATGAATAACTTCTATACGCTGACGGTCTATGAAAAAGGATCGGAAGTGATCCGCATGATGCACACCTTATTAGGTGAAGAAGGCTTCCAGGCAGGCATTCGTCTGTATTTTGCGCGTCACGACGGCAGCGCGGCGACCTGTGATGACTTCGTGCTGGCGATGGAAGAGGCTTCTGGCGTCGATCTCACGCAGTTCCGCCGCTGGTACAGCCAGTCGGGCACGCCAGTATTGACGGTGCATGATGATTACGATCCGCAGACGCAACAATATCTGCTGAGTGTGAGCCAAACGACGCCAGTCGGTGCCGACAAACAGCAGAAGCTGCCGCTGCACATTCCGCTGGATATTGAACTGTACGATCTGCAAGGGAAGGTGATTCCGCTCCAGAAAGACGGGCAACTGTTGTCGTCAGTACTGAATGTAACTGAATCTGAGCAAACGTTCATTTTCGATCATGTACCTTGCCGCCCGATTCCTTCTTTATTACGTGAGTTTTCTGCACCGGTAAAACTGAATTATGCCTGGAGTGACGAACAACTGACGTTCCTGATGTGTCATGCGAGTAATGCGTTCTCGCGTTGGGATGCAGCACAGAGCCTGTTGGCTAACTATATTCGTCTGAACGTGTCTCGCTACCAGCAGAAACAACCGCTTTCTGTACCGATGCATGTCGTCGATGCTTTCCGTGGTGTATTGCTGGATGACAAACTGGATCCGATGCTGGCTTCTCAGATTCTGACATTGCCGAGCGAAAACGAAATTGCTGAACTGTTTGATATCATCGATCCCACCGCTATCGCTGCCGTACGTGACAGCATGACGCGTACGATGGCAAAAGAGATGGCGGATGAGTGGTTGGCGGTATACCACGCGAATCATGCGCCGCAATATCGTATTGAACATGCCGATATGGGCAAACGTGCGCTGCGCAACGTCTGCCTGCATTATCTGGCATTCAGCGATGCGGATCAGGCGGATAAACTGGTGCAAGCACAGTTCCGTCAAGCGGATAACATGACCGACTCGCTGGCGGCGCTAGCGGCGGCGGTTGACGCTCAACTGCCCGTGCGTGATGAATTGCTGACGCAGTTTGATGACCGCTGGCATCAGGATGGTTTGGTCATGGACAAATGGTTCGCGCTGCAAGCCACTAGCCCAGCAGATAATGTGCTAACCCGCGTGCGTGACTTGTTGCAACACCGTTCATTCAGCCTGAACAACCCTAACCGCCTGCGTTCGTTGGTGGGGGCGTTTGCCGCGTCAAATCCATCGGCTTTCCATGCAGAAGATGGCAGCGGTTATCGCTTTCTGACGGAGATTCTAACCGATCTGAACACCCGCAATCCGCAGGTCGCGGCACGGATGATCGAACCCTTGATCCGCCTGAAACGCTATGATGTTAAACGTCAGGCGCAAATGCGTCAGGCGCTGGAGCAACTGAAGACGTTGGAAAATCTGTCTGGCGATCTGTTCGAGAAAATCAGCAAAGCACTGCAAGACTAA